In one Candidatus Absconditicoccus praedator genomic region, the following are encoded:
- a CDS encoding regulatory protein RecX: protein MKPCLDYAIDYVTSHPKTEYQLRIQLLKKGYHEDTIEKTIKYMKSQDFVNDKKYVEMYLDSECVSKGKPFKVVKSGLIKKGVEKKIIKDVCYNMEKKIKNGIIKGIKKSINYHKKNGENGFDIIRKLLEKGYNLEDIKRAL, encoded by the coding sequence ATGAAGCCATGTTTAGATTATGCAATTGATTATGTTACTTCTCATCCCAAAACTGAATATCAGTTAAGAATTCAACTTTTAAAGAAATGATATCATGAAGATACAATAGAAAAAACTATTAAATATATGAAGTCTCAAGATTTTGTAAATGATAAAAAATATGTAGAAATGTATTTGGATTCTGAATGTGTTAGTAAGTGAAAACCATTTAAAGTTGTTAAATCATGACTTATAAAAAAGTGAGTTGAAAAAAAGATAATAAAAGATGTTTGTTATAACATGGAAAAAAAGATCAAAAATTGAATAATAAAATGAATTAAAAAATCGATAAACTATCACAAAAAAAACTGAGAAAATTGATTTGATATTATAAGAAAACTTTTAGAAAAGTGATATAACCTTGAAGATATAAAAAGGGCGCTATAA